The proteins below are encoded in one region of Archocentrus centrarchus isolate MPI-CPG fArcCen1 chromosome 13, fArcCen1, whole genome shotgun sequence:
- the LOC115790369 gene encoding F-box only protein 40, with protein MDKADAAKQPPKADSNELILDFRRLRPLIHRPIIISSERVEVGQSIKYLEGQHQPPLDLDHNRKALQHIIKTAERITGTQPGGHIQDPLHQAGHSHNQGQHTRTLPLHPRAFWEALQDTVKSTKVPVGYHKHCDKCYDVHCQVPAQTSVSCTVIKCHKNCGASLHTCKQEEHQLLCPNETVPCLNAYYGCPLTMLRCRLAKHLEVCPASVVCCSQEWNRWPISETDLTFYRNVSEKPLVNTEENLDVAMALRDQEQLFQSIKMKIVFPELMLEDSALQNITAGIDSPAEKASCSSDCGEFAENGSAEMEKEPSQEERDTLAKCTDVTSIQNYSSWEKIFNKEREGCKQTVKNMSKGEKGKEKEEQESSTSHKDSQQCGEYAVTAKNTAGATGLAPWQDGVLERLGKEVNIAEYNMYLVHNGVMLINFGQLAACTPREKDFVYGSLEPIEVKSVRSFNVPTSYRAKRSHLKDPLHKAQTTHQSVDTSDLGISIEDLPKCEEVSTTLLCSLEKELKGHSVSESVSTDGLYTDTGTQTYIFASAPFKHDASLADVIAGKSHGLYLHIEAESVTRRHNKTSSAFSYTCGRYFRRDEYGVHFKNFHSDIQASLSGWFQQRCPLAYLGCTFTQMRFQPTGQQATIKFCRDVGTLVLQPEVPSSLCEAGKTISPQRNGAHNLDPLSSLPLEIIQHIAGYLDSFALSQLSQVSHLMREVCATLLQERGMVSLKWEKEKHSREGSSWICQEKVWKFSSQLSSVDRWSFSNTPSMSDHLGACSFYQREDCTEPVALPCLGEVRDKHGKLKHKR; from the exons ATGGACAAGGCAGATGCTGCCAAACAGCCACCGAAGgcagactcaaat GAGCTGATCCTGGACTTCAGGAGGCTGAGGCCCCTCATCCATCGCCCCATCATCATCAGCAGTGAGAGAGTGGAGGTCGGGCAGAGCATCAAATACCTTGAGGGTCAACATCAGCCACCACTTGACCTGGACC ACAACAGGAAAGCTCTCCAGCACATCATCAAGACTGCTGAGAGGATCACCGGCACCCAGCCTGGAGGTCATATACAGGACCCGCTGCACCAGGCAGGTCACAGCCATAATCAGGGACAGCACACCCGGACACTGCCTCTGCACCCCCGTGCCTTCTGGGAGGCGCTACAGGACACT GTGAAGAGCACAAAGGTGCCCGTGGGCTATCATAAGCATTGCGACAAGTGTTACGATGTCCACTGTCAGGTCCCGGCGCAGACCTCCGTTTCATGCACGGTCATTAAGTGCCACAAAAACTGTGGTGCGAGCCTCCACACCTGCAAGCAAGAAGAACACCAGCTTCTCTGTCCTAATGAGACAGTCCCTTGTCTTAATGCTTACTACGGCTGTCCCCTCACCATGCTGCGCTGCAGGCTCGCCAAACACTTAGAGGTCTGTCCCGCCAGCGTGGTCTGTTGCTCTCAGGAGTGGAACCGCTGGCCTATTTCAGAAACCGATCTGACCTTTTATAGAAatgtttctgaaaagccttTGGTGAATACTGAGGAAAACCTTGATGTTGCTATGGCTCTTAGGGACCAAGAGCAGCTGTTTCAATCAATCAAAATGAAGATCGTTTTTCCTGAGTTGATGTTGGAGGATTCTGCCCTTCAAAACATTACTGCTGGGATCGACAGTCCTGCAGAGAAGGCCTCCTGTTCTTCAGATTGTGGTGAATTTGCAGAAAATGGCAGTGCCGAGATGGAAAAAGAACCGAGTCAAGAGGAGAGAGATACTTTGGCAAAGTGCACGGATGTGACGAGTATTCAAAATTACAGCTCCTGGGAGAAAATATTCAATAAGGAGAGGGAGGGGTGCAAGCAAACTGTCAAAAACATGAGCAAGGGggaaaaaggcaaagaaaaggaAGAGCAAGAATCATCAACCAGTCACAAAGACTCACAGCAGTGTGGAGAATATGCTGTAACTGCCAAAAACACGGCTGGTGCAACTGGCCTTGCACCATGGCAAGATGGTGTCCTCGAGAGGTTAGGCAAAGAAGTCAACATTGCAGAATATAATATGTATCTAGTGCACAACGGGGTAATGTTGATTAACTTTGGGCAACTTGCTGCTTGCACACCGAGAGAAAAAGATTTTGTTTATGGGAGTCTGGAGCCCATCGAGGTGAAAAGCGTCCGTTCGTTTAACGTTCCTACGAGCTATCGAGCAAAGCGCAGTCACTTGAAGGACCCCTTGCACAAGGCCCAAACCACACACCAGAGTGTTGACACTTCAGATTTGGGCATTTCAATCGAGGATCTTCCAAAGTGTGAAGAGGTCAGCACAACACTTCTGTGCTCCCTGGAAAAGGAGCTGAAGGGACATTCTGTCTCGGAGAGCGTGTCGACAGATGGTCTTTAcacagatacaggaacacaaacaTACATCTTTGCTTCTGCTCCTTTCAAGCACGATGCATCCCTGGCTGATGTCATAGCAGGCAAATCTCACGGTCTGTATTTACACATCGAAGCTGAATCTGTCACTAGAAGACACAACAAAACAAGTTCAGCCTTCAGCTACACGTGTGGCCGCTACTTCCGCCGTGATGAATACGGCGTTCACTTCAAGAACTTTCATTCTGACATTCAGGCCTCTCTAAGTGGCTGGTTTCAGCAGCGCTGCCCTTTAGCGTACCTCGGCTGTACTTTCACCCAGATGAGGTTTCAGCCAACAGGTCAGCAAGCTACAATTAAGTTCTGCCGAGATGTCGGCACTCTAGTACTCCAACCAGAAGTCCCTTCATCCCTCTGTGAAGCTGGGAAAACCATCAGTCCTCAAAGGAACGGTGCACATAATCTGGATCCCCTAAGCAGCCTCCCTTTGGAGATCATTCAGCATATTGCTGGTTACCTCGACAGTTTTGCATTGTCTCAGCTGTCTCAGGTCTCCCATCTGATGAGAGAGGTGTGTGCCACATTGCTGCAGGAGAGAGGGATGGTCTCTCTcaagtgggagaaagagaaacaCTCCAGGGAGGGAAGTTCCTGGATCTGCCAAGAGAAA GTTTGGAAATTCAGCTCTCAGCTTTCCTCTGTGGACAGATGGAGCTTCAGCAATACCCCTTCCATGTCAGATCACCTGGGAGCCTGCTCCTTTTACCAGAGAGAAGATTGTACTGAGCCCGTGGCTCTACCCTGCCTGGGAGAGGTCAGAGACAAGCATGGAAAATTAAAGCATAAGAGATAA
- the ttc36 gene encoding tetratricopeptide repeat protein 36, producing MASAHDRAVLQAIFSPTTPFGDIPGLNREEELIDDDSGFDTELLKQVNELEMRGVSAAEAGDLQAALQLFSQAIQILPQRASAYNNRAQALRLKGDTAGALEDLDRAVALSGSTGRTACQALVQRGLLRRLACQNDDARADFEKAAALGSEFARQQAVLLNPYAALCNKMLSEVINKLCNPEVSETQ from the exons ATGGCCTCGGCACATGACAGAGCCGTACTCCAGGCTATTTTCAGCCCCACCACCCCATTTGGAGACATTCCTGGCCTTAACCGAGAGGAGGAATTAATTGATGACG ACAGTGGCTTTGACACAGAGTTGCTGAAGCAAGTGAACGAGTTGGAGATGCGGGGTGTCTCAGCAGCAGAGGCTGGGGATTTGCAAGCTGCACTTCAGCTGTTCAGCCAGGCAATCCAGATCCTGCCTCAGCGAGCCTCTGCCTATAACAACCGGGCACAGGCCCTGCGGCTGAAGGGGGACACAGCAG GAGCCCTGGAGGATCTGGACCGAGCAGTCGCTCTGAGCGGCAGCACCGGGCGAACCGCTTGCCAGGCGCTGGTGCAAAGAGGCCTTTTACGCAGACTGGCGTGCCAGAACGACGACGCCAGAGCAGATTTCGAGAAAGCAGCTGCGCTTGGAAGTGAATTTGCTCGGCAACAGGCTGTGCTCCTCAATCCGTACGCCGCCCTGTGCAACAAGATGCTGTCAGAGGTGATCAACAAACTGTGCAACCCTGAAGTATCTGAGACGCAGTAA